One Paenibacillus sp. FSL W8-0186 genomic window carries:
- a CDS encoding ROK family protein yields MNKVSQAALSAKKSVFERIAGQEHVSKAELLGEFGLTSSSLTRLLDELTSEGWLAEAGFGESTGGRKPILYQVNPRHKVIFGLEISRLYSALGLFDLNMKALSYCRWTMDETMTPEKLVRHVSAKIDVMLQENGLDKDKVAGIGVGAVGPLDRHRGVILEPRYFAAAGWAHVPICEQLEKETGIPATLENGANTALIGEHWALRGEKVQHMLYIHAGSGLRSAMMSGGSLVHGAMDMEGSIGQMIIQTDGPRLHNEGNYGALEAFASVQALEKQVREQRKMGRSQLAGAENFQPDGIHFDMLVEALNEGDPFIRELFTQSAVYMGIGLANLINILHPETVILGGALINAHGLYYDTAISVAQKNIYYYPEYQPVFSKGVLQENAVSTGAAVMMFKQLPL; encoded by the coding sequence ATGAATAAAGTAAGCCAAGCAGCCTTAAGCGCAAAAAAATCGGTATTTGAGCGCATCGCCGGGCAGGAGCATGTTTCCAAAGCCGAGCTGTTGGGCGAATTTGGTTTGACCAGCAGCAGCCTGACGAGATTGTTAGATGAGCTAACGAGTGAGGGATGGCTGGCAGAAGCAGGCTTCGGGGAGTCCACCGGCGGCAGGAAGCCGATTCTGTATCAGGTCAATCCCAGACATAAAGTGATTTTCGGATTGGAAATATCCCGGCTTTACTCTGCGCTGGGCCTGTTTGATTTGAATATGAAGGCTCTTTCCTATTGCCGCTGGACGATGGATGAGACGATGACGCCGGAGAAGCTGGTGCGCCATGTCAGTGCGAAGATCGATGTTATGCTGCAGGAGAACGGCTTGGACAAAGATAAGGTGGCGGGAATTGGAGTCGGGGCTGTAGGGCCGCTGGACAGGCATCGCGGGGTTATTTTGGAGCCGCGGTACTTTGCCGCTGCGGGCTGGGCCCATGTTCCGATTTGCGAGCAGCTGGAGAAGGAGACGGGGATCCCTGCGACCTTGGAGAATGGAGCGAATACGGCTCTGATCGGCGAGCATTGGGCTTTACGCGGCGAGAAGGTTCAGCATATGCTGTACATCCACGCCGGATCGGGGCTGCGGTCCGCCATGATGTCAGGCGGTTCCCTCGTTCATGGAGCGATGGATATGGAGGGCTCCATTGGCCAAATGATCATCCAGACGGATGGGCCGAGACTGCACAATGAGGGGAATTACGGAGCGCTGGAGGCTTTTGCTTCGGTGCAGGCTTTGGAGAAGCAGGTCAGAGAGCAGCGAAAAATGGGCCGGAGCCAGCTGGCCGGAGCGGAGAATTTTCAGCCGGACGGCATTCACTTCGATATGCTGGTAGAAGCGCTGAACGAGGGAGACCCCTTTATCCGCGAGCTATTTACCCAATCCGCCGTTTACATGGGGATCGGTCTGGCTAATCTGATCAACATCCTCCATCCGGAGACGGTAATCCTGGGGGGAGCGCTCATCAACGCTCACGGGCTGTATTACGATACCGCCATTTCCGTCGCTCAGAAGAACATCTATTATTATCCGGAGTATCAGCCTGTGTTCTCGAAAGGCGTCCTCCAGGAAAACGCCGTTTCCACTGGTGCGGCGGTCATGATGTTCAAGCAGTTGCCGTTGTGA